One Serpentinicella alkaliphila DNA segment encodes these proteins:
- the truA gene encoding tRNA pseudouridine(38-40) synthase TruA → MKNIKLLIEYDGSRYKGWQRLKDSDMTIQGKIESVLTELFSRPIEIIGSGRTDAGVHARGQVANFTVKTEKSLLEIHKYLNHYLPQDIVVKEVSEAPERFHSQYNVKKKKYVYCIWNHWIPSAFNRKYSYNVPEHLNIELMEEAANLLIGTHDFIGFSSVKKSNKSTVRTIEEISFIKEDKVLKIVFVGDGFLHNMVRIIVGTLLEIGLKEKKVSYINEIFESKTRSIAGKTAPAQGLFLEEVTY, encoded by the coding sequence TTGAAAAATATAAAACTATTAATTGAGTATGATGGTAGTAGATACAAAGGGTGGCAAAGACTTAAGGATTCTGATATGACAATCCAAGGTAAAATAGAAAGTGTCCTTACGGAATTATTTAGCAGACCAATTGAAATAATTGGGTCTGGACGAACAGATGCAGGGGTTCATGCAAGGGGACAAGTAGCTAATTTCACTGTTAAGACTGAAAAGTCTTTATTAGAAATACATAAATATTTAAATCATTATTTACCACAGGACATAGTAGTAAAGGAAGTTTCTGAAGCACCAGAGAGATTCCATAGCCAATACAATGTAAAAAAGAAAAAATATGTTTATTGCATATGGAATCATTGGATACCCTCGGCTTTCAATAGAAAATATAGCTATAATGTTCCTGAGCATTTAAATATTGAACTAATGGAAGAGGCTGCAAATCTCTTGATTGGGACCCATGACTTTATTGGATTTTCATCAGTAAAAAAATCAAATAAATCTACTGTAAGAACTATAGAGGAAATATCTTTCATAAAAGAAGATAAAGTTTTGAAGATTGTCTTTGTTGGTGATGGATTCTTACATAATATGGTTAGAATTATTGTAGGTACTCTTTTAGAGATAGGGCTAAAAGAGAAAAAAGTTTCATATATAAATGAAATCTTCGAGAGTAAGACAAGGTCTATAGCTGGTAAAACTGCTCCTGCCCAAGGCCTTTTTCTAGAAGAAGTTACCTACTAA
- a CDS encoding flavodoxin family protein: MKVVAINGSPKKEGNTYHAINIVGEELKKQGIELEVINVGITSVRGCLACGKCAENQNEKCIIDDAANEWIQKMKEAEGILLASPVYYSSIAGNLKGFLDRAFFVSSANGNLFRHKVGAAIVAVRRAGGIPTFHQLNNYLMYSEMLVPTSNYWNVIYGRMPGEVHQDEEGVQIMKVLGKNMAWLMKLVKNGKSEIEPPEKEVKKVTNFIR, encoded by the coding sequence ATGAAGGTTGTTGCAATTAATGGAAGTCCAAAAAAAGAAGGAAATACATATCATGCAATCAATATAGTTGGAGAAGAGTTAAAAAAACAAGGTATTGAATTAGAGGTAATTAATGTAGGAATTACTTCTGTAAGAGGTTGTTTAGCCTGTGGAAAATGTGCAGAGAATCAAAATGAGAAGTGTATTATAGATGATGCTGCCAATGAGTGGATTCAAAAAATGAAAGAAGCTGAGGGAATTTTACTGGCTTCACCTGTGTATTATTCTTCAATTGCTGGGAATTTAAAAGGTTTTTTAGATAGAGCTTTTTTTGTTTCAAGTGCAAATGGTAATTTATTTAGACATAAAGTCGGGGCAGCAATTGTTGCCGTAAGACGTGCTGGTGGAATTCCAACATTTCATCAATTAAATAATTATTTAATGTACTCAGAAATGTTAGTACCTACATCAAATTATTGGAATGTAATCTATGGTAGAATGCCAGGTGAAGTTCATCAAGATGAAGAGGGCGTTCAAATAATGAAAGTTCTAGGTAAAAACATGGCATGGTTAATGAAATTAGTGAAAAATGGAAAAAGTGAAATTGAACCACCTGAAAAAGAAGTAAAAAAAGTAACAAATTTTATACGATAG
- a CDS encoding DUF6530 family protein yields MKIPTTLKHKPVIVSENYENVDGRYAYNSDAKGLSLGLAQWNDRGKVEVSAKVWRYTGEKWSRQSEELPFHRVIDLAILICRAKLHFKEAYRYSNLYDVDKPVIDRVGLQGDAMTVAVCTENDKINEDIKLFNQALSEDDELLSERLHTLSAILKEMGY; encoded by the coding sequence ATGAAAATACCAACTACTTTAAAGCATAAACCAGTTATTGTGTCTGAAAACTATGAAAATGTAGATGGAAGATATGCGTACAATTCAGATGCTAAAGGACTTTCTCTAGGATTAGCCCAATGGAATGATAGAGGTAAAGTCGAGGTATCAGCTAAAGTTTGGCGATATACTGGTGAAAAATGGTCTAGACAGTCAGAGGAACTACCTTTTCATAGAGTAATTGATCTTGCAATTTTAATTTGCAGAGCAAAACTTCACTTTAAAGAAGCATATCGATATAGTAACTTATATGATGTTGATAAACCAGTTATTGATAGAGTAGGTCTACAAGGAGACGCTATGACAGTTGCTGTTTGCACTGAAAATGATAAAATAAATGAAGATATTAAATTGTTTAATCAAGCTTTAAGTGAGGATGATGAATTGCTTTCAGAAAGATTACACACTTTATCAGCTATTCTTAAGGAAATGGGTTATTAA
- a CDS encoding LURP-one-related/scramblase family protein — MKYKIRQRILSFGDNFTIKNEFEEDKYIVRGKVFAIGDKLRIYDLVGNELVYIEQKVLRFIPEYNLYSGGRHLATVKKEFTLLKPRFNITSSIGNYTINGGFFGYDFEIIKDGRAVASVNKKWISFADTYIAEIMEGEDQPFMLALVIVIDQVLHDRNHNKK, encoded by the coding sequence TTGAAATATAAGATAAGACAAAGAATACTTAGTTTTGGAGATAATTTTACAATAAAAAATGAATTTGAAGAGGACAAGTATATAGTTAGAGGAAAGGTCTTTGCTATCGGAGATAAACTAAGAATTTATGATTTAGTTGGTAACGAATTAGTATATATTGAACAAAAAGTTTTAAGATTTATCCCAGAGTATAATTTATATTCAGGAGGTAGACATTTAGCTACCGTGAAAAAAGAATTCACATTATTAAAACCCAGGTTCAATATAACTAGTTCAATCGGAAATTACACAATAAATGGTGGTTTCTTCGGATATGATTTTGAAATCATTAAGGATGGTCGTGCTGTTGCATCTGTAAATAAAAAATGGATTTCCTTTGCTGATACCTATATAGCAGAAATAATGGAAGGTGAAGATCAGCCATTTATGCTAGCTTTAGTAATTGTAATCGATCAAGTATTACATGATAGAAACCATAATAAAAAATAA
- a CDS encoding DUF5050 domain-containing protein: MRKLLLLTTLLLLFTFNFQSFIPLPSFTLLNRLETYTVENLDDLQAYITDQLSSHNTSFNVGYRSSANNLNEELNLIFDKISNENPYIYYFISNIQFGYKGYKNNVTIDFTVDYNSTKEEQYVYNSEINRILNTIITPNMSSLEKVKAVNDYIVLNTSYSLETINSPHSPYTIFKEGMGVCQAYALLGYKMLSELGFEVMYVVGKTTDDHAWNLVRIDNEWYHLDMTWNDPQPDRIGNISYNYFLVNDNYLSKTHSWERNNYPKSTSNKYSYFHSADTAITFNNVLYYSNAKDRDRLYRMNLDGSQNRKLNDFRSYFITQVGDWIYYSNYSHGGYLYRIKLNGQQNERVNNSHTIDLFAIDEWLYYTLADKQRKEKRLIN, from the coding sequence GTGAGAAAACTTCTTTTATTAACTACACTATTATTATTATTTACATTTAATTTTCAATCCTTTATCCCTTTGCCTTCATTTACGCTATTAAATAGATTAGAAACATATACAGTTGAAAATCTCGATGACTTACAGGCATATATAACAGACCAGCTTAGTAGCCACAACACATCATTTAACGTTGGCTACCGTTCATCTGCCAATAATCTAAATGAAGAATTAAATCTTATCTTTGATAAAATATCTAATGAAAATCCATATATATATTATTTTATATCTAATATACAATTTGGCTATAAAGGGTATAAAAATAACGTTACTATTGACTTTACCGTTGATTACAACTCTACAAAGGAAGAACAATATGTATATAATTCTGAAATTAATAGAATTTTAAATACAATTATTACTCCAAATATGAGCTCTTTAGAGAAGGTAAAAGCGGTTAACGATTACATTGTTCTTAATACCTCATATAGTCTCGAAACTATAAATAGCCCACATTCACCATATACCATTTTTAAAGAAGGTATGGGTGTTTGTCAAGCATATGCTCTATTAGGATACAAAATGCTTAGTGAGCTTGGGTTTGAAGTAATGTATGTAGTAGGAAAAACTACCGATGACCATGCATGGAATTTAGTTAGAATAGATAATGAATGGTATCACTTAGATATGACATGGAATGATCCCCAACCAGATAGGATAGGAAATATTTCATATAATTATTTTTTAGTAAATGATAATTATTTATCTAAAACCCATAGTTGGGAAAGAAATAACTACCCTAAATCTACGAGTAATAAGTACTCATATTTTCACTCAGCCGATACGGCGATTACATTTAATAATGTACTTTACTATAGCAATGCTAAGGATAGAGATAGATTATATAGAATGAATTTAGATGGCTCACAAAATAGGAAACTCAATGATTTTAGATCTTATTTTATTACACAAGTTGGAGACTGGATATATTATAGTAATTATTCACATGGTGGTTACTTATACAGAATAAAGCTAAATGGGCAACAAAATGAACGTGTAAATAATAGTCATACAATTGACCTATTTGCTATAGATGAATGGCTATACTATACACTAGCAGATAAACAGAGAAAAGAAAAGAGATTGATAAACTAA
- a CDS encoding ABC transporter ATP-binding protein, whose protein sequence is MLRRFIKYYKPHLPLFILDFGCAFIMAGMDLIFPFVVGLMIDDILPNKDLNTILLVGVGMLFLYIIRSVLQYIVDYYGHVLGTRMEFDMRKDLFDHLHNLSFNYFDNTKTGHIMSRLVNDLNEISELAHHGPEDLFIIIVTLIGAFFIMFFTHWPLTLITFSILPVVLLFAVIKNKKMQEAFRNLRSKLADINSQVEDSIAGVRVVKSFTNEVYEADKFKSGNENFKNSKEDTFKVMAEFYAGVTYFANFIHLVVLIFGGYFIYQGTMTTGALIKFLLYVSIFLQPIKKLTILMENYQKGMACFHRFVETLEIEPEILDKPEAKEITSVIGELAFNDVTFSYNNRKSVLQNISFKVKPGETVAIVGPSGAGKTTLCSLIPRFYEIDGGSIKIDQVDIKDITQKSLRQNIGIVQQDVFLFSGSVRENIAYGKIDATDEEIIVAAKRANAHSFIMNLEKGYDTYIGERGIKLSGGQKQRLSIARIFLKNPQILILDEATSALDNETEKVIQESLAELSQNRTTLIIAHRLATIKMADRIMVLTEEGIVEEGSHDYLLEKDNIYARLYKAQFSDITQDIVLS, encoded by the coding sequence ATGCTAAGGAGATTTATAAAATACTATAAACCACATCTTCCTTTATTTATTTTGGATTTTGGTTGTGCTTTTATAATGGCAGGAATGGATTTAATATTTCCATTTGTAGTAGGTTTGATGATAGACGATATTTTACCCAATAAAGACTTAAATACAATTCTATTAGTAGGGGTTGGAATGCTATTTCTTTATATAATTCGCAGTGTTCTTCAGTATATTGTTGATTATTATGGTCATGTTTTAGGGACAAGAATGGAATTTGATATGAGAAAGGATTTGTTTGATCATTTACACAACTTATCCTTTAACTACTTTGACAATACTAAGACAGGTCACATAATGTCTAGATTGGTAAATGACTTAAATGAAATTTCAGAATTAGCTCACCATGGACCTGAGGATCTTTTCATAATAATAGTGACCTTAATTGGTGCATTTTTTATTATGTTTTTTACTCATTGGCCTTTAACACTAATAACTTTTTCAATATTACCAGTTGTCTTACTATTTGCAGTTATTAAAAACAAAAAGATGCAGGAGGCCTTTAGAAACTTAAGGTCAAAGCTAGCTGATATTAACTCACAGGTTGAAGATAGTATAGCCGGTGTTCGTGTAGTAAAATCCTTTACAAACGAAGTATATGAAGCAGATAAGTTTAAATCTGGAAACGAAAATTTTAAGAATTCCAAAGAAGATACCTTTAAAGTTATGGCAGAATTTTATGCAGGAGTCACTTATTTTGCAAACTTTATCCATCTAGTAGTTTTAATATTTGGTGGTTATTTTATATACCAGGGTACGATGACTACTGGGGCATTAATTAAGTTTTTACTTTATGTCTCTATATTCCTTCAACCAATTAAAAAACTAACAATTTTAATGGAAAATTATCAGAAGGGAATGGCCTGTTTCCATAGATTTGTAGAGACTTTGGAAATAGAACCTGAAATATTGGATAAACCTGAGGCAAAGGAAATAACCTCTGTAATTGGAGAGTTAGCATTTAATGATGTTACATTTAGCTATAATAATAGGAAATCTGTTTTACAAAACATAAGCTTTAAGGTTAAACCAGGTGAGACAGTAGCAATAGTAGGTCCTTCAGGAGCAGGAAAGACTACTTTGTGTAGCTTAATACCTAGGTTTTATGAAATAGATGGGGGTTCAATTAAGATTGACCAAGTTGATATTAAAGATATCACTCAAAAATCCTTAAGACAAAATATTGGAATAGTACAGCAAGATGTTTTCTTATTTTCTGGATCAGTCAGGGAGAATATTGCCTATGGAAAAATAGATGCAACTGATGAAGAGATAATTGTTGCGGCTAAAAGAGCAAATGCCCATAGTTTTATAATGAATTTAGAAAAAGGATATGATACGTATATTGGAGAAAGAGGAATAAAGCTTTCTGGTGGCCAGAAACAACGTCTATCAATTGCTCGTATATTTTTAAAGAATCCTCAAATTCTAATTTTAGACGAGGCTACTTCTGCCCTAGATAACGAAACAGAAAAAGTGATTCAGGAATCCTTAGCTGAACTTTCTCAAAATAGAACGACATTAATTATAGCTCATCGTCTAGCTACAATTAAAATGGCAGATAGAATCATGGTTTTAACAGAGGAAGGTATAGTTGAAGAGGGAAGTCATGATTATCTCTTAGAAAAAGATAATATATATGCTAGACTATATAAAGCCCAGTTTAGTGATATAACACAGGATATAGTATTAAGCTAG
- a CDS encoding NUDIX hydrolase → MLVKIYELGEIEDNKLEFAAISALYMNKYVFVKHKKRETWEIPGGRREKGETICETGKRELQEETGAEEFEIEEICDYSVTIADKTTYGRLFYSNIYKLGELPDLEIGEVELFDSVPNKLTYPKIQPLLQKKAIEMCNKLKLKE, encoded by the coding sequence ATGTTAGTTAAGATTTATGAACTTGGAGAAATTGAAGATAATAAATTAGAATTTGCAGCAATAAGTGCTCTTTACATGAATAAATATGTATTCGTCAAACATAAAAAAAGAGAAACCTGGGAAATACCCGGTGGGCGTAGGGAAAAAGGGGAAACTATTTGTGAAACAGGCAAGAGAGAATTGCAAGAGGAGACAGGAGCAGAGGAATTTGAAATAGAAGAAATTTGTGATTATTCTGTAACAATTGCAGACAAAACAACTTATGGAAGATTATTTTATTCTAATATTTATAAATTAGGGGAACTTCCGGACTTAGAGATAGGAGAAGTCGAACTTTTTGATAGTGTTCCTAATAAATTAACTTATCCTAAAATACAACCACTACTTCAGAAAAAAGCAATTGAAATGTGTAACAAATTAAAATTAAAGGAGTAA
- a CDS encoding acyl-CoA thioesterase, whose amino-acid sequence MINIDYSKISFSRIESIIPIQPIHSNSMGNAHGGELMKIMDNTGGLSAYKHAKGKVVTARVDDIVFHRPVHIGNVLNCIGQVIYVGNSSILSYVALYIYNVKDGTNTLALSGYTTMIHIADDKPSKVPGLVSTTEEEKELYKFGEKKYYEIKERTKNM is encoded by the coding sequence GTGATTAATATTGATTATAGCAAGATATCATTTTCAAGAATAGAATCTATTATACCAATACAACCAATTCACAGTAATTCTATGGGTAATGCCCATGGTGGCGAACTAATGAAAATTATGGATAATACAGGGGGCCTTTCTGCATATAAGCATGCTAAAGGTAAAGTTGTTACTGCTCGAGTTGATGATATAGTTTTTCATAGGCCTGTTCATATAGGTAATGTTCTTAATTGTATTGGCCAGGTAATATATGTAGGAAATTCTTCTATCTTATCTTATGTAGCATTATATATCTATAATGTTAAGGATGGCACTAATACTTTAGCATTATCTGGGTATACGACCATGATTCATATTGCAGATGATAAGCCTTCAAAAGTACCTGGGCTAGTTTCGACAACTGAAGAAGAAAAAGAGTTATATAAGTTTGGGGAAAAGAAATACTATGAAATAAAAGAAAGGACAAAAAACATGTAG
- a CDS encoding arsenate reductase family protein, giving the protein MSYLFIEYPRCTTCKKAKRWLIENNVDFKGRHIVEENPNIEELKKWIDESGLPIKKFFNTSGVKYKELNLKDKLPNLTEDEQMNLLASDGMLVKRPIIVGNNKILVGFKEEDWEKLK; this is encoded by the coding sequence TTGAGCTATTTATTTATTGAGTACCCACGCTGTACTACTTGTAAAAAAGCTAAACGTTGGCTAATAGAAAACAATGTTGATTTTAAAGGTAGACATATAGTCGAAGAAAACCCAAATATAGAAGAGTTAAAAAAGTGGATTGATGAAAGTGGTCTGCCTATTAAGAAGTTTTTCAACACTAGTGGAGTAAAATATAAAGAGTTGAATTTAAAGGATAAGTTACCTAATTTGACAGAGGATGAGCAAATGAATTTATTAGCTTCTGATGGCATGTTAGTGAAGCGACCAATTATTGTCGGAAATAATAAGATTTTAGTTGGATTCAAAGAAGAGGACTGGGAAAAATTGAAGTAA